A DNA window from Xanthomonas campestris pv. campestris str. ATCC 33913 contains the following coding sequences:
- a CDS encoding YciI family protein codes for MRCMAIIKASPESEAGILPSERQLTAMGAFNQELLNAGVLLGGEGLHPSARGLRLQLDAHGSRVTSGPFAATGELIAGFWLLQVNTLDDAVAWLKRMPNPDNAPIEIELRPVFEAEDFGTAFTAEARALEDALRQQLAH; via the coding sequence ATGCGCTGCATGGCCATCATCAAGGCAAGCCCCGAATCCGAAGCCGGCATTCTGCCCAGCGAGCGCCAGCTCACTGCGATGGGTGCGTTCAACCAGGAACTGCTCAACGCCGGCGTCCTGCTCGGCGGTGAGGGGCTGCATCCCAGCGCGCGCGGGCTGCGCCTGCAGCTGGATGCGCACGGCAGCCGTGTCACCTCCGGCCCGTTTGCAGCCACCGGTGAATTGATCGCCGGCTTCTGGCTGCTGCAGGTCAACACACTGGACGACGCCGTGGCGTGGTTGAAACGCATGCCCAATCCCGACAACGCACCGATCGAGATCGAATTGCGCCCGGTCTTCGAGGCCGAGGACTTCGGCACTGCATTTACTGCCGAGGCACGCGCTCTGGAAGACGCGCTACGCCAACAACTCGCCCACTGA
- a CDS encoding RNA polymerase sigma factor — protein sequence MAATDISALLDTLWRREASRIIGALARQLRDVGLAEELAQDALVAALEHWPRNGIPDNPAAWLMTTAKHRAIDRLRHYQLQRRKQDALSFEIEREQQAASAAQLVDPDDDLGDDQLRLMFVACHPALGTDARVALTLRLLGGLSTDAIARAFLVPEATIAQRIVRAKRTLSDKQVPFEVPRGSERHARLASVLEVLYLIFNEGYAASDGDDAQRPALCHEALSLIGVLAEQMPTAAEVHALRALMALQASRSAARSDASGAPVLLLEQDRSRWHQPLIQLGLAALARAQQLGGGESSYALQAAIAACHVTAAQAQDTDWPRIAALYTRLAQRVPSPVIALNRAVAIAMAEGPAAGLVLVEALQQDSALRHYHLLPSVRGDLLYKLGRFDEARADFLHAATLAGNARDKTFLLTRADACSGLPA from the coding sequence ATGGCTGCGACCGACATTTCCGCACTGCTGGACACCCTGTGGCGCCGCGAGGCCTCACGCATCATCGGTGCGTTGGCACGCCAGCTCCGCGACGTCGGTCTGGCCGAAGAACTGGCGCAGGATGCGCTGGTCGCCGCACTGGAGCATTGGCCGCGCAACGGCATTCCCGACAACCCGGCCGCGTGGCTGATGACCACCGCCAAGCACCGCGCCATCGACCGCCTGCGCCACTATCAATTGCAGCGGCGCAAGCAAGATGCGCTGAGCTTCGAGATCGAGCGCGAACAACAAGCCGCCAGTGCCGCGCAGCTCGTCGATCCCGATGATGACCTGGGCGATGACCAACTGCGTTTGATGTTCGTGGCCTGCCACCCGGCGCTGGGAACCGATGCGCGTGTCGCACTGACCCTGCGCCTGCTCGGCGGCTTGAGCACCGATGCGATCGCACGCGCGTTTTTGGTGCCGGAAGCCACCATCGCCCAGCGCATCGTGCGGGCCAAACGCACGCTCAGCGACAAGCAGGTGCCGTTCGAAGTGCCGCGCGGGAGCGAGCGGCATGCACGGCTGGCCTCGGTGCTGGAGGTGCTGTACCTGATCTTCAACGAAGGCTACGCGGCCAGCGACGGCGACGATGCACAGCGGCCTGCGCTCTGCCACGAAGCGCTGAGCTTGATCGGCGTGCTTGCCGAGCAGATGCCCACTGCCGCCGAGGTGCATGCATTGCGCGCCCTGATGGCGTTGCAGGCCTCACGTAGCGCGGCGCGCAGCGATGCCAGCGGCGCACCGGTGTTATTGCTGGAGCAGGACCGCAGCCGCTGGCATCAACCGCTGATCCAGCTCGGCCTGGCCGCGCTGGCCCGCGCGCAGCAGTTGGGAGGTGGCGAGAGCAGTTACGCCTTGCAGGCTGCCATCGCCGCCTGCCACGTCACCGCCGCGCAGGCGCAGGACACCGACTGGCCGCGCATCGCCGCGCTGTACACACGGCTGGCGCAGCGCGTTCCCTCACCGGTGATTGCACTCAATCGCGCCGTGGCCATCGCAATGGCCGAAGGCCCAGCCGCAGGGTTGGTGCTGGTAGAGGCCTTGCAGCAGGACAGCGCACTGCGTCACTACCATCTGCTGCCCAGCGTTCGCGGCGACCTGCTCTACAAGCTCGGCCGGTTTGACGAAGCACGCGCTGACTTCCTGCATGCCGCCACGCTGGCCGGCAACGCACGCGACAAGACATTCCTGCTAACCCGCGCCGATGCCTGCTCCGGGTTGCCTGCGTAA
- a CDS encoding efflux RND transporter periplasmic adaptor subunit translates to MSRFWKISLLVVAVLVVVFVAMRMMGGGQQGKRPGAPDGNGTENSGPVPVTVVPAATQDVPVYATALGTVTALNTVTVNPQVSGQLMSLNFQEGQEVKKGALLAQIDPRTLQASYDQALAAKRQNQALLATARVNYQRSNDPAYKQYVSRTDLDTQRNQVAQYEAAVAANDAQMRSAQVQLQFTRVTAPIDGIAGIRGVDVGNIVSTTSTIVTLTQIRPIYVSFSLPERELPAVRSGQAATPLPVAALDRGDAHVISADGKLDVIDNRIAADSGTFGARAIFGNADNALWPGQFVNVRLQLRTISGGTVVPTQAVQRGPDGDYVYVVGSDSTAQMRTVVQGVEVDDSHVQITKGLKPGERVVTEGQFRLKPGSKVSALKPGETPPEPTEAELKAAQDKSRGSAGGRRGGGPR, encoded by the coding sequence ATGTCGCGTTTCTGGAAGATCTCACTGCTGGTCGTGGCGGTGCTCGTCGTTGTGTTCGTTGCAATGCGCATGATGGGCGGGGGCCAGCAGGGCAAGCGGCCAGGGGCGCCGGATGGCAATGGCACCGAAAACAGCGGCCCGGTGCCGGTGACTGTGGTGCCCGCCGCCACCCAGGACGTGCCGGTGTACGCCACCGCGCTGGGCACGGTGACCGCGCTCAACACGGTGACGGTGAACCCGCAGGTGTCCGGCCAGCTGATGAGCCTGAATTTCCAGGAAGGCCAGGAAGTGAAGAAGGGCGCTTTGCTGGCGCAGATCGACCCGCGCACGCTGCAAGCCAGCTACGACCAGGCGCTGGCCGCCAAGCGCCAGAACCAGGCGCTGCTGGCCACCGCGCGGGTGAACTACCAGCGCTCCAATGACCCGGCCTACAAGCAGTACGTGTCGCGCACCGACCTGGACACCCAGCGCAACCAGGTGGCGCAGTACGAGGCCGCCGTGGCCGCCAACGATGCACAGATGCGCTCGGCGCAGGTGCAGTTGCAGTTCACCCGGGTCACCGCGCCGATCGACGGCATTGCCGGTATCCGCGGCGTGGACGTGGGCAATATCGTCAGCACCACCTCCACCATCGTCACCCTGACCCAGATCCGCCCGATCTACGTGTCCTTCAGCCTGCCCGAGCGCGAGCTGCCGGCAGTGCGCAGCGGCCAGGCCGCCACCCCGTTGCCGGTGGCCGCGCTGGACCGTGGCGATGCGCATGTGATCAGTGCCGACGGCAAGCTCGATGTGATCGACAATCGCATCGCCGCCGATAGCGGTACCTTTGGTGCGCGCGCGATCTTCGGCAATGCCGACAACGCGCTGTGGCCGGGCCAGTTCGTCAACGTGCGGCTGCAGCTGCGCACCATCTCCGGCGGCACCGTGGTGCCGACCCAGGCCGTGCAGCGCGGCCCGGATGGCGATTACGTGTACGTGGTGGGCAGCGACAGCACCGCGCAGATGCGCACCGTGGTACAGGGCGTGGAGGTGGACGACAGCCACGTGCAGATCACCAAGGGCCTCAAGCCCGGCGAACGCGTGGTGACCGAAGGCCAGTTCCGGCTCAAGCCGGGCAGCAAGGTCAGCGCGCTCAAGCCGGGCGAAACCCCGCCCGAGCCCACCGAAGCCGAGCTCAAGGCGGCGCAGGACAAGAGCCGCGGCAGTGCCGGCGGCCGGCGTGGCGGCGGCCCGCGCTAA
- a CDS encoding efflux RND transporter permease subunit, translating into MGFSTIFIRRPIATSLLMAGILLLGILGYRQLPVSALPEIDAPSLVVSTQYPGANATTMASLVTTPLERQLGQISGLQMMTSDSSAGLSTIILQFSMDRDIDIAAQDVQAAIRQATLPSSLPYQPVYNRVNPADAAILTLKLTSDTLPLREVNRYADAILAQRLSQVPGVGLVSIAGNVRPAVRIQVNPAQLSNMGLTMESLRSALTQTNVSAPKGSLNGKTQSYSIGTNDQLTDAAQYRETIISYNNGAPVRLADVAKVVDGVENDQLAAWADGKPAVLLEIRRQPGANIVQTVEQIRSILPQLQGVLPADVHLDVFSDRTETIRASVHEVKFTLVLTIFLVVAVIFVFLRRLWATIIPSVAVPLSLAGTFGVMAFAGMSLDNLSLMALVVATGFVVDDAIVMIENIVRYIEQGKSGPEAAEIGARQIGFTVLSLTVSLVAVFLPLLLMPGVTGRLFHEFAWVLSIAVVISMLVSLTLTPMMCAYLLKPDALPEGEDAHERAAAEGKTNLWTRTVGVYERSLDWVLDHQPLTLAVAIGAVALTVVLYVAIPKGLLPEQDTGLITGVVQVDQNVAFPQMEQRTQAVAAALRKDPAVTGVAAFIGAGSMNPTLNQGQLSIVLKTRGDRDDLETVVARLQKAVSGIPGVALFLKPVQDVTLDTRVAATEYQYSMADVDSTELASWATRMTEAMRKLPELADVDNNLANQGRALELSIDRDKASMLGVPMQTIDDTLYDAFGQRQISTIFTELNQYRVVLEVAPEFRSSTALMNQLAVASNGSGALTGTNATSFGQVTSSNSSTATGVGNQNTGIVVGAGSIIPLAALAEAKVTNTPLVVSHQQQLPAVTISFNLAPGHSLSQAVAAIEQARADLKIPTQVHAEFVGKAAEFTGSQTDIVWLLLASIVVIYIVLGVLYESYIHPLTIISTLPPAGVGALLALMVCGLSLSVDGIVGIVLLIGIVKKNAIMMIDFAIEARRTGVNAHEAIRRACLLRFRPIMMTTAAAMLGALPLALGTGIGSELRRPLGIAIVGGLLLSQLVTLYTTPVIYLYMERAGERVRDWRARRAARRDGVPPASTTERPA; encoded by the coding sequence GTGGGCTTTTCGACCATCTTCATCCGCCGTCCGATCGCCACCTCGCTGTTGATGGCGGGCATCCTGCTGCTGGGCATCCTGGGCTACCGGCAACTGCCGGTCTCGGCACTGCCGGAAATCGACGCGCCCAGTCTGGTCGTCTCCACCCAGTATCCCGGCGCCAACGCGACCACCATGGCCTCGCTGGTGACTACGCCGTTGGAACGCCAGCTCGGGCAAATCTCCGGGCTACAGATGATGACCTCCGATTCGTCGGCAGGCCTGTCCACGATCATTCTGCAATTCTCGATGGACCGCGACATCGACATTGCCGCGCAGGACGTGCAGGCGGCGATCCGCCAGGCCACCCTGCCCTCGTCGTTGCCCTACCAGCCGGTCTACAACCGGGTGAATCCCGCAGACGCGGCGATCCTCACGCTCAAGCTCACCTCCGACACGCTGCCGCTGCGCGAGGTCAACCGCTACGCCGATGCGATCCTGGCCCAGCGCCTGTCGCAGGTGCCGGGCGTGGGCCTGGTGTCGATCGCCGGCAACGTGCGGCCTGCGGTGCGCATCCAGGTCAATCCGGCGCAGTTGTCGAACATGGGCCTGACCATGGAGTCGCTGCGCAGCGCACTGACCCAGACCAATGTCAGCGCGCCGAAGGGCTCGCTCAACGGCAAGACCCAGTCCTACAGCATCGGCACCAACGACCAGCTCACCGACGCGGCGCAGTACCGCGAAACCATCATCAGCTACAACAACGGCGCGCCGGTGCGGCTGGCCGATGTGGCCAAGGTGGTCGATGGCGTAGAGAACGACCAACTTGCCGCCTGGGCCGACGGCAAGCCGGCGGTGCTGCTGGAAATCCGCCGCCAGCCCGGTGCCAACATCGTGCAGACGGTGGAGCAGATCCGCAGCATCCTGCCGCAGCTGCAGGGCGTGCTGCCGGCCGACGTGCACCTGGACGTGTTCTCCGACCGCACCGAAACCATCCGCGCCTCGGTGCATGAAGTGAAGTTCACCCTGGTGCTGACCATCTTCCTGGTGGTGGCGGTGATCTTCGTGTTCCTGCGCCGGCTGTGGGCCACCATCATTCCCTCGGTGGCGGTGCCGCTGTCGCTGGCCGGCACCTTCGGGGTGATGGCGTTTGCGGGCATGTCGCTGGACAACCTGTCGCTGATGGCGCTGGTGGTGGCGACCGGATTCGTGGTCGACGATGCGATCGTGATGATCGAAAACATCGTGCGCTACATCGAACAGGGCAAGAGCGGGCCGGAGGCAGCAGAGATCGGTGCGCGCCAGATCGGCTTCACCGTGTTGTCGCTGACCGTCTCGCTGGTGGCGGTGTTCCTGCCGCTGCTGCTGATGCCCGGGGTCACCGGGCGGCTGTTCCACGAGTTTGCGTGGGTGCTGTCGATCGCGGTGGTGATCTCGATGCTGGTGTCGCTGACGCTGACGCCGATGATGTGCGCCTACCTGCTCAAGCCCGACGCGTTGCCCGAAGGCGAAGACGCGCACGAGCGCGCGGCCGCTGAAGGCAAGACCAACCTATGGACGCGCACCGTGGGTGTGTACGAGCGCTCGCTGGACTGGGTGCTCGACCACCAGCCGCTGACCCTGGCCGTGGCGATTGGCGCGGTGGCCTTGACCGTGGTGCTGTACGTGGCCATCCCCAAGGGCCTGCTGCCCGAACAGGACACCGGCCTGATCACCGGCGTGGTGCAGGTCGATCAGAACGTGGCCTTCCCGCAGATGGAGCAGCGCACCCAGGCGGTTGCCGCCGCGCTGCGCAAGGACCCGGCGGTGACCGGCGTGGCCGCCTTTATCGGCGCAGGTTCGATGAACCCCACGCTCAACCAGGGCCAGCTGTCGATCGTGCTGAAGACGCGCGGCGACCGCGACGATCTGGAAACCGTGGTGGCGCGCCTGCAAAAAGCGGTGTCCGGTATTCCCGGCGTGGCGCTGTTCCTCAAGCCGGTGCAGGACGTCACCCTGGACACGCGCGTGGCCGCCACCGAATACCAGTATTCGATGGCGGACGTGGACAGCACCGAGCTGGCATCCTGGGCCACGCGCATGACCGAGGCGATGCGCAAGCTGCCAGAGCTGGCCGACGTGGACAACAACCTGGCCAACCAGGGCCGCGCGCTGGAGCTCAGCATCGACCGCGACAAGGCCAGCATGCTGGGCGTGCCGATGCAGACCATCGACGACACGCTCTACGACGCCTTCGGCCAGCGCCAGATCTCCACCATCTTCACCGAGCTCAATCAGTACCGCGTGGTGCTGGAAGTGGCGCCGGAATTCCGCAGCAGCACTGCGTTGATGAACCAGCTGGCCGTGGCCAGCAACGGCAGCGGCGCGCTGACCGGCACCAATGCCACCAGCTTCGGCCAGGTGACCTCGTCCAACTCGTCCACCGCCACCGGCGTGGGCAACCAGAACACCGGCATCGTGGTCGGCGCCGGCAGCATCATTCCGCTGGCCGCGCTGGCCGAGGCCAAGGTCACCAACACGCCGTTGGTGGTCAGCCATCAGCAGCAGCTGCCGGCGGTGACCATCTCCTTCAACCTGGCGCCCGGGCATTCGCTCTCGCAGGCCGTGGCGGCGATCGAACAGGCGCGCGCAGACCTCAAGATTCCCACCCAGGTGCATGCCGAATTCGTCGGCAAGGCCGCCGAATTCACCGGCAGCCAGACCGACATCGTGTGGTTGCTGCTGGCCTCCATCGTGGTGATCTACATCGTGCTGGGCGTGCTCTACGAGAGCTACATCCACCCGCTGACGATCATCTCCACGCTGCCGCCGGCCGGTGTCGGTGCGTTGCTGGCGTTGATGGTGTGCGGGCTGAGCCTGTCGGTGGACGGCATCGTCGGCATCGTGCTGCTGATCGGCATCGTCAAGAAAAACGCGATCATGATGATCGACTTCGCGATCGAAGCCCGCCGTACCGGCGTCAACGCGCACGAAGCGATTCGGCGCGCCTGCCTGCTGCGGTTCCGCCCAATCATGATGACCACCGCCGCCGCGATGCTGGGCGCGCTGCCGCTGGCGCTGGGCACCGGCATCGGTTCGGAATTGCGCCGCCCGCTGGGCATCGCCATCGTTGGCGGCCTGCTGCTCTCGCAGCTGGTCACGCTGTACACCACCCCGGTGATCTATCTGTACATGGAACGCGCCGGCGAGCGCGTGCGCGATTGGCGTGCACGGCGTGCCGCACGCCGCGATGGCGTGCCTCCGGCATCCACGACGGAGCGCCCGGCATGA
- a CDS encoding efflux RND transporter permease subunit, with the protein MNISAPFIKRPIGTSLLAIGLFVIGLMCYLRLGVAALPNIQIPVIFVHATQSGADASTMASTVTAPLERHLGQLPGIDRMRSSSSESSSMVFMIFQSNRDIDSAAQDVQTAINSAQSDLPSGLGTPMYQKANPNDDPVIAIALTSDTQSADELYNVADSLLAQRLRQITGISSVDIAGASTPAVRVDVDLRALNALGLTPDDLRNAVRAANVTSPTGFLSDGNTTMAIIANDSVAKAADFAQLAISTQSNGRIVRLGDVATVYDGQQDAYQAAWFNGKPAVVMYAFTRAGANIVETVDQVKAQIPELRAYLQPGTTLTPYFDRTPTIRASLHEVQATLMISLAMVVLTMALFLRRLAPTLIAAVTVPLSLAGSALVMYVLGFTLNNLSLLALVIAIGFVVDDAIVVIENIMRHLDEGMPRLQAALTGAREIGFTIVSITASLVAVFIPMLFASGMVGAFFREFTVTLVAAIVVSMLVSLTLTPALCSRFLSAHTAPEKPSRFGAWLDRMHDRMLAVYTVALDFSLRHALLLSLTPLVLIAATIFLGGAVKKGSFPPQDTGLIWGRANSSAMVSFADMVSRQRRITDMLMADPAVKTVGARLGSGRQGSSASFNIELKKRDEGRRETTAQVVARLSAKADRYPDLDLRLRAIQDLPSDGGGGTSQGAQYRVSLQGNDLAQLQEWLPKVQAALKKNPRLRDVGTDVDTSGLRQNIVIDRAKAARLGISVGAIDGALYGAFGQRSISTIYSDLNQYSVVVNALPSQTATPKALDEVFVPNRAGQMVPITAVATQVPGLAPPQITHDNQYSTMDLSYNLAPGVSTGEADLIIKNTVEGLRMPGDIRISDGGGFNVQLNPNSMGVLLLAAVLTVYIVLGMLYESLIHPVTILSTLPAAGVGALLALFITNTELSVISMIALVLLIGIVKKNAIMMIDFALVAQREHGKDARAAAREASIVRFRPIMMTTMVAILAAVPLAVGLGEGSELRRPLGIAMIGGLVFSQGLTLLSTPALYVIFSCLSERWKARRARKRAQRAERAAARRPAASAH; encoded by the coding sequence ATGAACATCTCCGCGCCCTTCATCAAGCGCCCGATCGGCACCTCGTTGCTGGCGATCGGTTTGTTCGTGATCGGATTGATGTGCTACCTGCGGCTGGGCGTGGCGGCGTTGCCGAATATCCAAATCCCGGTGATCTTCGTGCACGCCACGCAGTCCGGCGCCGACGCCAGCACCATGGCCTCCACGGTCACCGCGCCACTGGAACGCCACCTGGGCCAGCTACCCGGCATCGACCGCATGCGCTCCTCCAGTTCGGAGAGCAGCAGCATGGTGTTCATGATTTTCCAGAGTAATCGCGACATTGATTCGGCCGCGCAGGATGTGCAGACCGCGATCAACTCGGCACAGTCCGATCTGCCCTCCGGGCTCGGCACGCCGATGTACCAGAAGGCCAACCCGAACGACGACCCGGTCATCGCCATTGCGCTGACCTCCGACACCCAATCGGCCGATGAGCTCTACAACGTGGCCGATTCGCTGCTGGCGCAACGGCTGCGGCAGATCACCGGCATCAGTTCGGTGGATATCGCCGGTGCCTCCACGCCAGCCGTGCGCGTGGATGTGGACCTGCGCGCGCTCAACGCATTGGGCTTGACCCCGGACGACCTGCGCAACGCTGTGCGCGCGGCCAACGTCACCTCGCCGACCGGCTTTTTGTCCGACGGCAACACCACCATGGCGATCATCGCCAACGATTCGGTGGCCAAGGCCGCCGACTTCGCGCAGCTGGCGATCTCCACCCAATCCAACGGGCGCATCGTGCGCCTGGGCGATGTGGCCACCGTCTACGACGGTCAGCAGGATGCCTACCAGGCCGCCTGGTTCAACGGCAAACCCGCGGTGGTGATGTATGCCTTCACCCGCGCCGGTGCCAACATTGTCGAAACCGTGGACCAGGTGAAGGCGCAGATTCCCGAGCTGCGCGCCTACCTGCAACCCGGCACGACCCTTACACCGTATTTCGACCGCACGCCCACCATCCGCGCCTCGCTGCATGAAGTGCAGGCCACGCTGATGATCAGCCTGGCGATGGTGGTGCTGACCATGGCGCTGTTCCTGCGCCGCCTGGCGCCCACGCTCATCGCCGCGGTCACCGTGCCGCTGTCGCTGGCCGGCTCGGCGTTGGTGATGTACGTGCTCGGCTTCACCTTGAACAACCTCAGCCTGCTGGCGCTGGTGATCGCGATTGGCTTCGTGGTCGACGATGCGATCGTGGTGATCGAAAACATCATGCGCCACCTCGACGAGGGCATGCCGCGCCTGCAGGCCGCACTCACCGGCGCGCGCGAGATCGGCTTCACCATCGTGTCGATCACTGCCTCACTGGTGGCGGTGTTCATTCCGATGTTGTTTGCCAGCGGCATGGTCGGCGCGTTCTTCCGCGAGTTCACCGTGACCTTGGTGGCCGCCATCGTGGTTTCGATGCTGGTGTCGCTGACGCTGACGCCGGCGTTGTGCAGCCGCTTCCTCTCCGCCCATACCGCGCCGGAAAAACCCAGCCGTTTCGGCGCCTGGCTGGATCGCATGCACGACCGCATGCTCGCGGTGTACACGGTGGCACTGGATTTTTCGTTGCGGCATGCCTTGCTGTTGTCGCTGACGCCGCTGGTGCTGATCGCCGCCACCATCTTCCTGGGTGGTGCGGTCAAGAAAGGCTCGTTCCCGCCACAGGACACCGGCCTGATCTGGGGCCGCGCCAATTCCAGCGCCATGGTGTCGTTTGCCGACATGGTCAGCCGCCAGCGCCGCATCACCGACATGTTGATGGCCGACCCGGCGGTGAAAACCGTGGGCGCGCGGCTGGGCTCCGGCCGCCAGGGGTCCAGCGCCTCATTCAACATCGAACTGAAAAAACGCGACGAAGGCCGGCGCGAGACCACCGCGCAGGTGGTTGCGCGCCTGAGCGCCAAGGCCGACCGTTACCCGGATCTAGATTTGCGCCTGCGCGCAATCCAGGACCTGCCCAGCGATGGCGGTGGCGGTACCAGTCAAGGAGCGCAATACCGCGTGTCGCTGCAGGGCAACGATCTCGCGCAACTGCAGGAATGGCTGCCCAAGGTGCAGGCCGCACTGAAAAAGAACCCGCGCCTGCGCGATGTCGGTACCGACGTGGATACCTCGGGCCTGCGCCAGAACATCGTGATCGACCGCGCCAAGGCCGCGCGCCTGGGAATTTCAGTGGGTGCCATCGACGGCGCACTGTATGGCGCGTTCGGCCAGCGCTCCATCTCCACCATCTATTCGGATCTCAACCAGTACAGCGTGGTGGTCAATGCACTGCCATCGCAGACCGCCACGCCCAAGGCACTGGATGAAGTGTTCGTGCCCAATCGCGCCGGCCAGATGGTGCCGATCACCGCGGTGGCCACGCAGGTGCCGGGCCTGGCGCCGCCGCAGATCACCCACGACAACCAGTATTCGACGATGGATCTGAGCTACAACCTCGCACCGGGCGTGAGCACCGGCGAGGCGGATCTGATCATCAAGAACACCGTGGAAGGGCTGCGCATGCCCGGCGACATCCGCATCAGCGATGGTGGCGGTTTCAACGTGCAACTCAATCCCAATTCGATGGGCGTGTTGCTGCTGGCCGCAGTGCTCACCGTGTACATCGTGCTGGGCATGCTCTACGAGAGCCTGATCCACCCGGTGACCATCCTGTCCACGCTGCCGGCCGCCGGCGTGGGCGCGCTGCTGGCGTTGTTCATCACCAACACCGAGCTGTCGGTGATTTCGATGATCGCGCTGGTGCTGCTGATCGGCATTGTCAAAAAGAACGCCATCATGATGATCGACTTCGCACTGGTGGCGCAGCGCGAGCATGGCAAGGATGCACGTGCGGCTGCACGCGAGGCATCGATCGTGCGCTTCCGCCCGATCATGATGACCACGATGGTGGCGATCCTGGCCGCGGTGCCGCTGGCGGTGGGGCTGGGCGAAGGCTCGGAACTGCGCCGGCCGCTGGGTATCGCGATGATTGGCGGGTTGGTGTTCTCGCAGGGCCTGACCCTGCTCAGCACCCCGGCGCTGTACGTGATCTTTTCCTGCCTGAGCGAGCGCTGGAAGGCGCGCCGCGCGCGCAAGCGTGCACAGCGGGCCGAGCGCGCCGCCGCACGCCGCCCGGCAGCCTCCGCACACTAA
- a CDS encoding VOC family protein, which produces MHVTPYLYFNGHCREAFAHYQRVLGGELMLMTYAQMPPDTRDDGCADVSAAAPDQVMHVTLAAGEAPLLMGSDMPPGQHAPGGSNIAVALNFDDNAEAERVFAALAEAARSVCLWRKPSGPSALACALTGSGSSGWSTDATSRVDPSRCARSQELPMHPQRAMDAHIVSLPLAIAFFRAMGLRLLPCNVCEDCLMLRGMCAVATVQCLAPMARMTQQPCTACSRASWSAQRTPSRVAAHTTPPAETLLQHRWQTQRTLARCGDADVLHNLCEPG; this is translated from the coding sequence ATGCACGTCACGCCCTATCTCTATTTCAACGGCCATTGCCGTGAAGCCTTCGCCCATTACCAACGCGTCCTCGGTGGCGAGTTGATGCTGATGACCTACGCACAGATGCCGCCAGACACCCGCGATGACGGCTGCGCCGACGTGAGCGCCGCGGCACCGGACCAGGTCATGCACGTCACGCTCGCCGCAGGCGAAGCGCCACTGCTGATGGGCTCGGACATGCCGCCCGGCCAGCACGCGCCGGGCGGCTCCAACATCGCGGTCGCTCTGAACTTCGATGACAACGCCGAGGCAGAGCGCGTGTTCGCGGCGCTGGCCGAGGCGGCCAGATCGGTATGCCTATGGAGGAAACCTTCTGGGCCGAGCGCTTTGGCATGTGCGTTGACCGGTTCGGGATCCAGTGGCTGGTCAACGGACGCTACCAGCAGAGTTGACCCCAGCCGTTGCGCTCGCTCACAGGAGCTGCCCATGCACCCACAGCGCGCGATGGATGCACATATCGTGTCACTGCCGCTCGCCATCGCGTTCTTCCGCGCGATGGGGCTGCGCCTGCTGCCCTGTAACGTGTGCGAGGACTGTTTGATGTTGCGGGGTATGTGCGCAGTCGCCACGGTGCAGTGTCTTGCGCCGATGGCACGGATGACGCAGCAGCCGTGCACCGCGTGCAGCAGGGCGAGCTGGAGCGCGCAGCGCACACCGTCGCGTGTCGCCGCGCACACCACGCCGCCTGCAGAAACGCTGCTGCAGCATCGCTGGCAGACACAGCGCACGCTCGCACGCTGCGGCGATGCAGATGTCTTGCACAACCTCTGCGAACCGGGCTGA